The following are from one region of the Prionailurus bengalensis isolate Pbe53 chromosome A2, Fcat_Pben_1.1_paternal_pri, whole genome shotgun sequence genome:
- the MKNK2 gene encoding MAP kinase-interacting serine/threonine-protein kinase 2 isoform X2, translating into MVQKKTAELQGFHRSFKGQNPFELAFSLDQTHLGETDFSLEHPTRPVQICPPASPSTSQMPRRGARRKSGAGPPTASRAGLKMSTSCKKTCSGRVPTPECRPASTSSLTRNTPSRSSRSSLATFGAGFSGRWRCCISARDTGSILSHIHKRRHFNELEASVVVQDVASALDFLHNKGIAHRDLKPENILCEHPNQVSPVKICDFDLGSGIKLNGDCSPISTPELLTPCGSAEYMAPEVVEAFSEEASIYDKRCDLWSLGVILYILLSGYPPFVGHCGSDCGWDRGEACPACQNMLFESIQEGKYEFPEKDWAHISFAAKDLISKLLVRDAKQRLSAAQVLQHPWVQGYAPENTLPTPMVLQRNSCAKELTSFAAEAIAMNRQLAQREEDAAEEAEQGQPVVVRAARCLRLSPPSQSRLAQRRQRASLSAAPVVLVGDHA; encoded by the exons ATGGTGCAGAAGAAAACAGCCGAACTTCAGGGCTTCCACCGTTCGTTCAAG GGGCAGAACCCTTTCGAGCTGGCCTTCTCCCTAGACCAGACCCACCTCGGGGAGACCGACTTCAGCCTGGAGCATCCCACCCGCCCCG TGCAGATATGCCCGCCAGCCAGCCCATCGACATCCCAGATGCCAAGAAGAGGGGCAAGAAGAAAAAGCGGGGCCGGGCCACCGACAGCTTCTCGGGCCGGTTTGAAG ATGTCTACCAGCTGCAAGAAGACGTGCTCGGGGAGGGTGCCCACGCCCGAGTGCAGACCTGCGTCAACCTCATCACTAACCAGGAATACGCCGTCAAG ATCATCGAGAAGCAGCCTGGCCACATTCGGAGCAGGGTTTTCCGGGAGGTGGAGATGCTGTATCAGTGCCAGGGACACAG GCTCCATCCTGAGCCACATTCACAAGCGGCGGCACTTTAACGAGCTGGAGGCCAGCGTGGTCGTGCAGGACGTGGCCAGTGCCCTGGACTTCCTGCACAACAAAG GCATCGCCCACAGGGACCTAAAGCCAGAAAACATCCTCTGCGAGCATCCCAACCAG GTGTCCCCTGTGAAGATCTGCGACTTCGATCTGGGCAGCGGCATCAAACTCAACGGGGACTGCTCCCCTATCTCCACTCCGGAGCTGCTCACCCCG TGCGGCTCAGCGGAGTACATGGCCCCCGAGGTGGTGGAGGCCTTCAGCGAGGAGGCCAGCATCTACGACAAACGCTGTGACCTCTGGAGCCTGGGTGTCATCCTCTACATCCTGCTCAGCGGCTACCCGCCTTTCGTGGGCCACTGCGGCAGCGACTGCGGCTGGGACCGCGGCGAGGCCTGCCCGGCCTGCCAG aatATGCTGTTTGAGAGCATCCAGGAGGGCAAGTATGAGTTTCCCGAGAAGGATTGGGCCCACATCTCCTTTGCTGCCAAAGACCTCATCTCAAAGCTCCTCGTCCGCGACGCCAAGCAGAGGCTGAGCGCCGCCCAAGTCCTGCAGCACCCCTGGGTGCAGGGG TACGCTCCAGAGAACACCCTGCCCACACCCATGGTCCTGCAGAG GAACAGCTGTGCCAAAGAGCTCACGTCATTTGCGGCTGAGGCCATTGCCATGAACCGGCAGCTGGCCCAGCGGGAGGAGGACGCGGCTGAGGAGGCGGAGCAGGGCCAGCCCGTGGTCGTCCGAGCTGCGCGCTGTCTGCGGCTGTCGCCGCCCTCCCAGAGCAGGCTGGCCCAGAGGCGACAGCGAGCCAGCCTGTCCGCGGCCCCCGTGGTCCTGGTGGGAGACCACGCgtga
- the MKNK2 gene encoding MAP kinase-interacting serine/threonine-protein kinase 2 isoform X4, protein MPRRGARRKSGAGPPTASRAGLKMSTSCKKTCSGRVPTPECRPASTSSLTRNTPSRSSRSSLATFGAGFSGRWRCCISARDTGSILSHIHKRRHFNELEASVVVQDVASALDFLHNKGIAHRDLKPENILCEHPNQVSPVKICDFDLGSGIKLNGDCSPISTPELLTPCGSAEYMAPEVVEAFSEEASIYDKRCDLWSLGVILYILLSGYPPFVGHCGSDCGWDRGEACPACQNMLFESIQEGKYEFPEKDWAHISFAAKDLISKLLVRDAKQRLSAAQVLQHPWVQGYAPENTLPTPMVLQRNSCAKELTSFAAEAIAMNRQLAQREEDAAEEAEQGQPVVVRAARCLRLSPPSQSRLAQRRQRASLSAAPVVLVGDHA, encoded by the exons ATGCCAAGAAGAGGGGCAAGAAGAAAAAGCGGGGCCGGGCCACCGACAGCTTCTCGGGCCGGTTTGAAG ATGTCTACCAGCTGCAAGAAGACGTGCTCGGGGAGGGTGCCCACGCCCGAGTGCAGACCTGCGTCAACCTCATCACTAACCAGGAATACGCCGTCAAG ATCATCGAGAAGCAGCCTGGCCACATTCGGAGCAGGGTTTTCCGGGAGGTGGAGATGCTGTATCAGTGCCAGGGACACAG GCTCCATCCTGAGCCACATTCACAAGCGGCGGCACTTTAACGAGCTGGAGGCCAGCGTGGTCGTGCAGGACGTGGCCAGTGCCCTGGACTTCCTGCACAACAAAG GCATCGCCCACAGGGACCTAAAGCCAGAAAACATCCTCTGCGAGCATCCCAACCAG GTGTCCCCTGTGAAGATCTGCGACTTCGATCTGGGCAGCGGCATCAAACTCAACGGGGACTGCTCCCCTATCTCCACTCCGGAGCTGCTCACCCCG TGCGGCTCAGCGGAGTACATGGCCCCCGAGGTGGTGGAGGCCTTCAGCGAGGAGGCCAGCATCTACGACAAACGCTGTGACCTCTGGAGCCTGGGTGTCATCCTCTACATCCTGCTCAGCGGCTACCCGCCTTTCGTGGGCCACTGCGGCAGCGACTGCGGCTGGGACCGCGGCGAGGCCTGCCCGGCCTGCCAG aatATGCTGTTTGAGAGCATCCAGGAGGGCAAGTATGAGTTTCCCGAGAAGGATTGGGCCCACATCTCCTTTGCTGCCAAAGACCTCATCTCAAAGCTCCTCGTCCGCGACGCCAAGCAGAGGCTGAGCGCCGCCCAAGTCCTGCAGCACCCCTGGGTGCAGGGG TACGCTCCAGAGAACACCCTGCCCACACCCATGGTCCTGCAGAG GAACAGCTGTGCCAAAGAGCTCACGTCATTTGCGGCTGAGGCCATTGCCATGAACCGGCAGCTGGCCCAGCGGGAGGAGGACGCGGCTGAGGAGGCGGAGCAGGGCCAGCCCGTGGTCGTCCGAGCTGCGCGCTGTCTGCGGCTGTCGCCGCCCTCCCAGAGCAGGCTGGCCCAGAGGCGACAGCGAGCCAGCCTGTCCGCGGCCCCCGTGGTCCTGGTGGGAGACCACGCgtga
- the MKNK2 gene encoding MAP kinase-interacting serine/threonine-protein kinase 2 isoform X3 produces the protein MPASQPIDIPDAKKRGKKKKRGRATDSFSGRFEDVYQLQEDVLGEGAHARVQTCVNLITNQEYAVKIIEKQPGHIRSRVFREVEMLYQCQGHRNVLELIEFFEEEDRFYLVFEKMRGGSILSHIHKRRHFNELEASVVVQDVASALDFLHNKGIAHRDLKPENILCEHPNQVSPVKICDFDLGSGIKLNGDCSPISTPELLTPCGSAEYMAPEVVEAFSEEASIYDKRCDLWSLGVILYILLSGYPPFVGHCGSDCGWDRGEACPACQNMLFESIQEGKYEFPEKDWAHISFAAKDLISKLLVRDAKQRLSAAQVLQHPWVQGYAPENTLPTPMVLQRNSCAKELTSFAAEAIAMNRQLAQREEDAAEEAEQGQPVVVRAARCLRLSPPSQSRLAQRRQRASLSAAPVVLVGDHA, from the exons ATGCCCGCCAGCCAGCCCATCGACATCCCAGATGCCAAGAAGAGGGGCAAGAAGAAAAAGCGGGGCCGGGCCACCGACAGCTTCTCGGGCCGGTTTGAAG ATGTCTACCAGCTGCAAGAAGACGTGCTCGGGGAGGGTGCCCACGCCCGAGTGCAGACCTGCGTCAACCTCATCACTAACCAGGAATACGCCGTCAAG ATCATCGAGAAGCAGCCTGGCCACATTCGGAGCAGGGTTTTCCGGGAGGTGGAGATGCTGTATCAGTGCCAGGGACACAG GAATGTTCTAGAGCTGATAGAGTTCTTTGAGGAGGAGGATCGCTTCTACCTGGTGTTTGAGAAGATGCGGGGCG GCTCCATCCTGAGCCACATTCACAAGCGGCGGCACTTTAACGAGCTGGAGGCCAGCGTGGTCGTGCAGGACGTGGCCAGTGCCCTGGACTTCCTGCACAACAAAG GCATCGCCCACAGGGACCTAAAGCCAGAAAACATCCTCTGCGAGCATCCCAACCAG GTGTCCCCTGTGAAGATCTGCGACTTCGATCTGGGCAGCGGCATCAAACTCAACGGGGACTGCTCCCCTATCTCCACTCCGGAGCTGCTCACCCCG TGCGGCTCAGCGGAGTACATGGCCCCCGAGGTGGTGGAGGCCTTCAGCGAGGAGGCCAGCATCTACGACAAACGCTGTGACCTCTGGAGCCTGGGTGTCATCCTCTACATCCTGCTCAGCGGCTACCCGCCTTTCGTGGGCCACTGCGGCAGCGACTGCGGCTGGGACCGCGGCGAGGCCTGCCCGGCCTGCCAG aatATGCTGTTTGAGAGCATCCAGGAGGGCAAGTATGAGTTTCCCGAGAAGGATTGGGCCCACATCTCCTTTGCTGCCAAAGACCTCATCTCAAAGCTCCTCGTCCGCGACGCCAAGCAGAGGCTGAGCGCCGCCCAAGTCCTGCAGCACCCCTGGGTGCAGGGG TACGCTCCAGAGAACACCCTGCCCACACCCATGGTCCTGCAGAG GAACAGCTGTGCCAAAGAGCTCACGTCATTTGCGGCTGAGGCCATTGCCATGAACCGGCAGCTGGCCCAGCGGGAGGAGGACGCGGCTGAGGAGGCGGAGCAGGGCCAGCCCGTGGTCGTCCGAGCTGCGCGCTGTCTGCGGCTGTCGCCGCCCTCCCAGAGCAGGCTGGCCCAGAGGCGACAGCGAGCCAGCCTGTCCGCGGCCCCCGTGGTCCTGGTGGGAGACCACGCgtga
- the MKNK2 gene encoding MAP kinase-interacting serine/threonine-protein kinase 2 isoform X1 encodes MVQKKTAELQGFHRSFKGQNPFELAFSLDQTHLGETDFSLEHPTRPDMPASQPIDIPDAKKRGKKKKRGRATDSFSGRFEDVYQLQEDVLGEGAHARVQTCVNLITNQEYAVKIIEKQPGHIRSRVFREVEMLYQCQGHRNVLELIEFFEEEDRFYLVFEKMRGGSILSHIHKRRHFNELEASVVVQDVASALDFLHNKGIAHRDLKPENILCEHPNQVSPVKICDFDLGSGIKLNGDCSPISTPELLTPCGSAEYMAPEVVEAFSEEASIYDKRCDLWSLGVILYILLSGYPPFVGHCGSDCGWDRGEACPACQNMLFESIQEGKYEFPEKDWAHISFAAKDLISKLLVRDAKQRLSAAQVLQHPWVQGYAPENTLPTPMVLQRNSCAKELTSFAAEAIAMNRQLAQREEDAAEEAEQGQPVVVRAARCLRLSPPSQSRLAQRRQRASLSAAPVVLVGDHA; translated from the exons ATGGTGCAGAAGAAAACAGCCGAACTTCAGGGCTTCCACCGTTCGTTCAAG GGGCAGAACCCTTTCGAGCTGGCCTTCTCCCTAGACCAGACCCACCTCGGGGAGACCGACTTCAGCCTGGAGCATCCCACCCGCCCCG ATATGCCCGCCAGCCAGCCCATCGACATCCCAGATGCCAAGAAGAGGGGCAAGAAGAAAAAGCGGGGCCGGGCCACCGACAGCTTCTCGGGCCGGTTTGAAG ATGTCTACCAGCTGCAAGAAGACGTGCTCGGGGAGGGTGCCCACGCCCGAGTGCAGACCTGCGTCAACCTCATCACTAACCAGGAATACGCCGTCAAG ATCATCGAGAAGCAGCCTGGCCACATTCGGAGCAGGGTTTTCCGGGAGGTGGAGATGCTGTATCAGTGCCAGGGACACAG GAATGTTCTAGAGCTGATAGAGTTCTTTGAGGAGGAGGATCGCTTCTACCTGGTGTTTGAGAAGATGCGGGGCG GCTCCATCCTGAGCCACATTCACAAGCGGCGGCACTTTAACGAGCTGGAGGCCAGCGTGGTCGTGCAGGACGTGGCCAGTGCCCTGGACTTCCTGCACAACAAAG GCATCGCCCACAGGGACCTAAAGCCAGAAAACATCCTCTGCGAGCATCCCAACCAG GTGTCCCCTGTGAAGATCTGCGACTTCGATCTGGGCAGCGGCATCAAACTCAACGGGGACTGCTCCCCTATCTCCACTCCGGAGCTGCTCACCCCG TGCGGCTCAGCGGAGTACATGGCCCCCGAGGTGGTGGAGGCCTTCAGCGAGGAGGCCAGCATCTACGACAAACGCTGTGACCTCTGGAGCCTGGGTGTCATCCTCTACATCCTGCTCAGCGGCTACCCGCCTTTCGTGGGCCACTGCGGCAGCGACTGCGGCTGGGACCGCGGCGAGGCCTGCCCGGCCTGCCAG aatATGCTGTTTGAGAGCATCCAGGAGGGCAAGTATGAGTTTCCCGAGAAGGATTGGGCCCACATCTCCTTTGCTGCCAAAGACCTCATCTCAAAGCTCCTCGTCCGCGACGCCAAGCAGAGGCTGAGCGCCGCCCAAGTCCTGCAGCACCCCTGGGTGCAGGGG TACGCTCCAGAGAACACCCTGCCCACACCCATGGTCCTGCAGAG GAACAGCTGTGCCAAAGAGCTCACGTCATTTGCGGCTGAGGCCATTGCCATGAACCGGCAGCTGGCCCAGCGGGAGGAGGACGCGGCTGAGGAGGCGGAGCAGGGCCAGCCCGTGGTCGTCCGAGCTGCGCGCTGTCTGCGGCTGTCGCCGCCCTCCCAGAGCAGGCTGGCCCAGAGGCGACAGCGAGCCAGCCTGTCCGCGGCCCCCGTGGTCCTGGTGGGAGACCACGCgtga